From a region of the Zingiber officinale cultivar Zhangliang chromosome 4B, Zo_v1.1, whole genome shotgun sequence genome:
- the LOC121976013 gene encoding short-chain dehydrogenase TIC 32 B, chloroplastic-like isoform X2, which yields MGYWREATDIKGPSGFGSGNTAEQVTEGIDASRLTVIVTGGSSGIGAETARVLALRGAHVIIGARNLEATNAVKQNILNSIPSARIDIIQIELRLLSSLKSVRAFTEKFLAMNLPLNILINNAGVMYCPFKLSKDGVEMQFATNHLSHFLLTNLLLEKLKTTVEKTGIESRIVNLSSVAHVGPYSEGIKFDKLNDKKAYTVVGVLSQSQADNPF from the exons ATGGGGTACTGGAGGGAAGCCACCGACATCAAAGGACCTAGCGGATTTGGATCCGGCAACACCGCCGAGCAGGTCACAGAGGGCATCGACGCCTCTCGCCTCACCGTCATCGTCACCG GTGGAAGTAGTGGGATCGGAGCAGAGACGGCAAGGGTGTTGGCCCTTAGAGGAGCCCATGTCATCATCGGTGCAAGGAACTTGGAAGCTACTAATGCCGTGAAGCAGAACATCCTGAACAGCATTCCATCTGCTAGAATTGACATCATCCAGATTGAGCTCAGGCTGCTCAGCTCACTCAAATCTGTCCGAGCCTTCACCGAGAAATTCCTCGCCATGAATCTCCCTCTCAACATCTTGAT AAACAACGCTGGTGTAATGTACTGCCCATTCAAGCTCTCAAAGGATGGAGTAGAGATGCAGTTTGCGACGAATCATCtca GTCACTTCCTGCTGACAAATCTTCTACTTGAGAAACTGAAAACCACTGTGGAAAAGACAGGAATTGAGAGTCGCATCGTGAATCTATCCTCAGTCGCTCACGTTGGGCCTTACAGTGAAGGAATCAAGTTCGACAAACTCAATGACAAGAAAGC atacacagtggtaggtgttttgtcccagtctcaagccgacaatcctttttga
- the LOC121976013 gene encoding short-chain dehydrogenase TIC 32 B, chloroplastic-like isoform X3, whose protein sequence is MGYWREATDIKGPSGFGSGNTAEQVTEGIDASRLTVIVTGGSSGIGAETARVLALRGAHVIIGARNLEATNAVKQNILNSIPSARIDIIQIELRLLSSLKSVRAFTEKFLAMNLPLNILINNAGVMYCPFKLSKDGVEMQFATNHLSHFLLTNLLLEKLKTTVEKTGIESRIVNLSSVAHVGPYSEGIKFDKLNDKKAISSLRMVI, encoded by the exons ATGGGGTACTGGAGGGAAGCCACCGACATCAAAGGACCTAGCGGATTTGGATCCGGCAACACCGCCGAGCAGGTCACAGAGGGCATCGACGCCTCTCGCCTCACCGTCATCGTCACCG GTGGAAGTAGTGGGATCGGAGCAGAGACGGCAAGGGTGTTGGCCCTTAGAGGAGCCCATGTCATCATCGGTGCAAGGAACTTGGAAGCTACTAATGCCGTGAAGCAGAACATCCTGAACAGCATTCCATCTGCTAGAATTGACATCATCCAGATTGAGCTCAGGCTGCTCAGCTCACTCAAATCTGTCCGAGCCTTCACCGAGAAATTCCTCGCCATGAATCTCCCTCTCAACATCTTGAT AAACAACGCTGGTGTAATGTACTGCCCATTCAAGCTCTCAAAGGATGGAGTAGAGATGCAGTTTGCGACGAATCATCtca GTCACTTCCTGCTGACAAATCTTCTACTTGAGAAACTGAAAACCACTGTGGAAAAGACAGGAATTGAGAGTCGCATCGTGAATCTATCCTCAGTCGCTCACGTTGGGCCTTACAGTGAAGGAATCAAGTTCGACAAACTCAATGACAAGAAAGC GATATCATCACTGAGAATGGTCATTTAA
- the LOC121976013 gene encoding short-chain dehydrogenase TIC 32 B, chloroplastic-like isoform X4 yields the protein MGYWREATDIKGPSGFGSGNTAEQVTEGIDASRLTVIVTGGSSGIGAETARVLALRGAHVIIGARNLEATNAVKQNILNSIPSARIDIIQIELRLLSSLKSVRAFTEKFLAMNLPLNILINNAGVMYCPFKLSKDGVEMQFATNHLSHFLLTNLLLEKLKTTVEKTGIESRIVNLSSVAHVGPYSEGIKFDKLNDKKA from the exons ATGGGGTACTGGAGGGAAGCCACCGACATCAAAGGACCTAGCGGATTTGGATCCGGCAACACCGCCGAGCAGGTCACAGAGGGCATCGACGCCTCTCGCCTCACCGTCATCGTCACCG GTGGAAGTAGTGGGATCGGAGCAGAGACGGCAAGGGTGTTGGCCCTTAGAGGAGCCCATGTCATCATCGGTGCAAGGAACTTGGAAGCTACTAATGCCGTGAAGCAGAACATCCTGAACAGCATTCCATCTGCTAGAATTGACATCATCCAGATTGAGCTCAGGCTGCTCAGCTCACTCAAATCTGTCCGAGCCTTCACCGAGAAATTCCTCGCCATGAATCTCCCTCTCAACATCTTGAT AAACAACGCTGGTGTAATGTACTGCCCATTCAAGCTCTCAAAGGATGGAGTAGAGATGCAGTTTGCGACGAATCATCtca GTCACTTCCTGCTGACAAATCTTCTACTTGAGAAACTGAAAACCACTGTGGAAAAGACAGGAATTGAGAGTCGCATCGTGAATCTATCCTCAGTCGCTCACGTTGGGCCTTACAGTGAAGGAATCAAGTTCGACAAACTCAATGACAAGAAAGC TTGA
- the LOC121976013 gene encoding short-chain dehydrogenase TIC 32 B, chloroplastic-like isoform X1 has product MGYWREATDIKGPSGFGSGNTAEQVTEGIDASRLTVIVTGGSSGIGAETARVLALRGAHVIIGARNLEATNAVKQNILNSIPSARIDIIQIELRLLSSLKSVRAFTEKFLAMNLPLNILINNAGVMYCPFKLSKDGVEMQFATNHLSHFLLTNLLLEKLKTTVEKTGIESRIVNLSSVAHVGPYSEGIKFDKLNDKKAYNDMMENTSHAFPPISVYFVYDSVPATV; this is encoded by the exons ATGGGGTACTGGAGGGAAGCCACCGACATCAAAGGACCTAGCGGATTTGGATCCGGCAACACCGCCGAGCAGGTCACAGAGGGCATCGACGCCTCTCGCCTCACCGTCATCGTCACCG GTGGAAGTAGTGGGATCGGAGCAGAGACGGCAAGGGTGTTGGCCCTTAGAGGAGCCCATGTCATCATCGGTGCAAGGAACTTGGAAGCTACTAATGCCGTGAAGCAGAACATCCTGAACAGCATTCCATCTGCTAGAATTGACATCATCCAGATTGAGCTCAGGCTGCTCAGCTCACTCAAATCTGTCCGAGCCTTCACCGAGAAATTCCTCGCCATGAATCTCCCTCTCAACATCTTGAT AAACAACGCTGGTGTAATGTACTGCCCATTCAAGCTCTCAAAGGATGGAGTAGAGATGCAGTTTGCGACGAATCATCtca GTCACTTCCTGCTGACAAATCTTCTACTTGAGAAACTGAAAACCACTGTGGAAAAGACAGGAATTGAGAGTCGCATCGTGAATCTATCCTCAGTCGCTCACGTTGGGCCTTACAGTGAAGGAATCAAGTTCGACAAACTCAATGACAAGAAAGC ATATAACGATATGATGGAAAATACATCACATGCATTTCCACCCATTTCAGTTTATTTTGTATATGATTCGGTACCTGCGACAGTCTAG